From the Candidatus Edwardsbacteria bacterium genome, one window contains:
- a CDS encoding 50S ribosomal protein L25, whose amino-acid sequence MHEVTLIAHRREEQGKQRAKALRKNGKIPAVVYGQGKPAIPLMFEAKDLLPLFKYASSENVIITLKLAEEKGEIKAIIKEAQTEPIHNVLLHLDLQEIQLKEKIRVKIPLALTGVPDGVKNGGGILEHILDLVEISCLPTDIPDQITLDVQHLKVGQSLHVSDIKLENGEVVSDPSKVITTVIAPLVEAAVAETPATAETAKEPEVIVKGKKDEEAAE is encoded by the coding sequence ATGCATGAAGTCACTTTAATTGCTCACCGCAGGGAGGAGCAGGGAAAACAGAGGGCCAAGGCCTTAAGGAAGAACGGCAAGATACCGGCCGTGGTCTACGGCCAGGGCAAGCCGGCCATTCCCCTGATGTTCGAGGCCAAGGACCTTCTGCCGCTGTTCAAGTACGCCTCCAGCGAGAACGTCATCATCACCCTCAAGCTGGCCGAAGAAAAAGGGGAGATCAAGGCCATCATCAAGGAGGCCCAGACCGAGCCCATCCACAATGTGCTGCTGCATCTGGACCTGCAGGAGATCCAGCTAAAGGAGAAGATCCGGGTAAAGATACCCCTGGCCCTGACCGGGGTCCCTGACGGCGTCAAGAACGGCGGGGGGATACTGGAGCATATTCTGGACCTGGTGGAGATCTCCTGCCTCCCCACCGATATCCCCGATCAGATAACCCTCGACGTGCAGCACCTCAAGGTTGGGCAGTCCCTTCATGTCAGCGACATCAAGCTGGAGAACGGCGAAGTGGTCTCCGATCCGTCCAAGGTCATCACCACGGTCATCGCCCCGCTGGTGGAAGCTGCAGTGGCCGAGACCCCAGCCACCGCCGAAACAGCCAAGGAACCCGAGGTGATCGTCAAGGGCAAGAAGGACGAGGAAGCGGCAGAATAG
- the ruvX gene encoding Holliday junction resolvase RuvX produces MSGRILGLDLGRRRVGLALTDELLITAQPLPPLEIRGVPDLMKQLLPIITQNNVTEIVMGRPTGLDGGDTHLTGLVDKVRARLEDEFKLPVHLYDERFTSKIAQRSIHLAGQKLKDNKKALDSMSASLILGDFLKLHAKKDSD; encoded by the coding sequence ATGAGCGGCCGGATCCTGGGCCTGGACCTGGGGCGGCGCCGGGTGGGCCTGGCCCTTACCGACGAATTGCTGATCACCGCCCAGCCCCTCCCTCCCCTGGAGATCAGGGGGGTTCCCGACCTGATGAAACAGCTGCTTCCCATAATAACTCAGAACAATGTCACCGAGATTGTAATGGGAAGACCGACCGGGTTGGACGGCGGCGATACCCATCTGACCGGCTTGGTGGATAAAGTCAGGGCCCGGCTGGAGGATGAATTCAAGCTGCCGGTGCATCTGTACGACGAACGGTTCACCAGCAAAATTGCCCAGCGATCGATCCATCTGGCCGGGCAAAAATTAAAGGACAATAAGAAAGCCCTGGACAGCATGTCCGCGTCATTGATATTGGGCGACTTTTTAAAACTTCATGCTAAAAAAGACAGCGATTAA
- a CDS encoding ribose-phosphate pyrophosphokinase: MNGALKVFSGTANPDLSVDIGRELGQALGECTIGRFSDGEIRVQINENVRGADVFILQPTFMPSDNLMELLILMDAARRASAKRITAVIPYFGYARQERKDMPRVPISAKLVANLITVAGAHRVLSMDMHTEAIQGFFDIPVDHLYASPVLIKHFQQLGVQDFVVVSPDTGGVNRARAFAKRLGDLPLAFIDKRRPGPNKIEVLNIIGEVADKNCLIVDDVMDTARTICEVAGILKQNGAKSIYATATHGVLSGQAIASISDSPITEVVLTNTIPLPPEKRIAKIKVLSISKLLADAIKRIHNEESVSSLFN, encoded by the coding sequence GTGAACGGTGCTTTGAAAGTATTCTCCGGGACCGCCAACCCCGACCTGTCGGTGGATATCGGCCGGGAACTGGGCCAGGCCCTGGGCGAATGCACCATCGGAAGGTTCTCGGACGGTGAGATCAGGGTTCAGATCAACGAGAATGTCCGGGGCGCCGATGTGTTCATCCTCCAGCCCACCTTCATGCCATCCGACAACCTGATGGAACTGCTGATCCTGATGGATGCCGCCCGCCGGGCCTCGGCCAAGCGGATCACCGCCGTCATCCCCTATTTCGGCTATGCCCGGCAGGAACGCAAGGACATGCCCCGGGTGCCCATCTCGGCCAAACTGGTGGCAAATTTGATAACCGTGGCCGGAGCCCACCGGGTTCTGAGCATGGACATGCACACCGAGGCCATTCAGGGGTTCTTCGATATCCCGGTGGACCACCTCTATGCCTCGCCGGTACTGATCAAACATTTTCAGCAGCTGGGGGTCCAGGATTTCGTGGTGGTGTCCCCCGATACCGGCGGCGTCAACCGGGCCAGGGCCTTTGCCAAGCGGCTGGGAGACCTTCCTCTGGCCTTCATCGACAAGCGTCGGCCGGGGCCCAACAAGATCGAGGTGCTGAATATCATCGGCGAGGTGGCCGACAAGAACTGTCTGATCGTAGATGATGTCATGGACACCGCCCGCACCATCTGCGAAGTGGCCGGCATATTGAAGCAGAACGGGGCAAAGTCCATCTACGCCACCGCCACCCACGGGGTGCTGTCCGGCCAGGCCATAGCCTCCATCTCCGATTCCCCCATCACCGAAGTGGTGCTGACCAACACCATCCCCCTGCCGCCGGAGAAGCGGATAGCCAAGATCAAGGTGCTTTCCATATCCAAGCTCCTGGCCGATGCCATCAAGCGGATCCACAACGAAGAGTCCGTCAGCAGCCTTTTCAACTGA
- a CDS encoding single-stranded DNA-binding protein, with the protein MSELRIPTLNRVLLSGRLTRDPELRYTPNGSAVCNFSLAVNRRHKDQSGRWQDDTTFINVVAWQAVAENVNKYLHKGSPVMVEGRLESRSWETETGQKRTVIEIRADSVRFLEKSETGQDSAPEAD; encoded by the coding sequence ATGAGTGAACTACGCATTCCCACCCTTAACCGGGTACTGCTGTCGGGCCGGCTGACCCGCGATCCGGAGCTGAGATATACCCCCAACGGAAGTGCGGTCTGCAATTTCTCGCTGGCGGTCAACCGGAGGCATAAGGACCAGTCCGGGCGCTGGCAGGATGACACCACCTTCATCAACGTGGTGGCCTGGCAGGCCGTAGCCGAGAACGTTAACAAGTACCTGCACAAAGGCAGCCCGGTGATGGTGGAGGGCCGGCTGGAAAGCCGTTCCTGGGAGACCGAAACCGGCCAGAAGAGGACCGTCATCGAGATCAGGGCCGACAGCGTCCGCTTTTTGGAAAAAAGCGAAACCGGCCAGGACTCTGCGCCCGAGGCCGACTGA
- the tnpA gene encoding IS200/IS605 family transposase, protein MKATAIWGNTGLIGVNAWQLTNSLGQKGKTRDFYWAKYDELPRSSDRGNGKGITPALAETSLNRRSKRGDMPYTKVMIHLIWSTKNRQPIITAEIRPLLLQHIKENSRQKGIYIDAINCVKDHIHILVSLGTEQTIAKTVMLIKGESSFWVNKQGLLKHKFEWQDEYIALSVSQSGVEKVRMYIANQEEHHRKTLFSEEYEEFIKAYGFEVK, encoded by the coding sequence ATGAAGGCCACGGCAATTTGGGGAAACACAGGGCTTATAGGCGTAAACGCGTGGCAACTAACAAATAGCTTGGGGCAAAAAGGGAAAACAAGGGACTTTTATTGGGCAAAATATGATGAATTGCCACGATCTTCAGATCGTGGCAATGGAAAAGGAATTACACCGGCTTTAGCCGAAACCAGCCTGAACCGCAGGAGCAAGAGAGGGGACATGCCCTACACCAAGGTAATGATACATCTGATCTGGTCCACCAAGAACCGGCAGCCGATAATTACAGCCGAAATAAGGCCCCTGTTGCTTCAGCACATCAAGGAAAACAGCAGGCAAAAGGGCATTTACATAGACGCTATAAACTGCGTAAAGGACCATATTCACATTCTTGTCTCGCTCGGCACGGAGCAGACCATTGCCAAAACGGTAATGCTGATAAAAGGTGAATCTTCGTTTTGGGTAAACAAACAAGGTTTGTTGAAACATAAATTTGAATGGCAGGATGAGTATATCGCCCTGTCGGTCAGCCAGTCGGGGGTGGAAAAGGTGAGAATGTATATTGCCAACCAGGAGGAGCATCATAGGAAAACACTGTTTTCGGAAGAATATGAGGAGTTTATAAAGGCGTATGGGTTTGAGGTGAAATGA
- the rpmB gene encoding 50S ribosomal protein L28 gives MSQICNICGKGVDFGHTVSHAHNVGPRRWNPNIQKIRVLTDGKVKRISVCTRCIRSGKVQKAK, from the coding sequence TTGTCTCAAATATGCAACATCTGCGGCAAAGGGGTGGACTTCGGCCACACCGTCAGCCATGCCCATAATGTAGGACCCCGCCGCTGGAATCCCAATATTCAAAAGATCCGGGTCCTGACCGACGGCAAGGTGAAGCGCATTTCCGTCTGCACCCGCTGCATTCGTTCCGGCAAGGTTCAAAAGGCCAAATAG
- the purD gene encoding phosphoribosylamine--glycine ligase: MKIFIIGSGGREHALAWKLAQSPKIKKIYCAPGNPGMAQIAECVDITADKLEALRDFALKQQVDFTIVGPDDCLAAGVVDLFQKAGLKIFGPTQKAARIESSKSYAKRLMAQAGIPTAKYAEFDDHQKALEYLASQKYPLVIKADGLALGKGVIICHSSDQAGQAIKSMMVDDSFGKAGRKVIIEEFLQGQEVSIHAFCDGHTAKSFPAAQDHKAAYDGDQGPNTGGMGTYAPVPWVSAEMIGNIQTSIVDPIIKALADDGNPFTGCLYPGLIYTKEGFKVLEFNARFGDPETQSYMRLLETDLLEIIKACIDGRLPELDIKWSNDSACCIVAASGGYPGSYQKGFEVSGLDQAGAEDGIVIFQAGTKRGNGNIVTSGGRVLGLTAVAKALKESLEKGYSALSKIHFKDMHFRKDIGRKGLS; the protein is encoded by the coding sequence ATGAAAATTTTTATCATCGGCTCCGGGGGGCGGGAGCATGCCTTGGCCTGGAAGCTGGCACAAAGCCCCAAAATAAAGAAAATATACTGCGCCCCGGGCAATCCCGGCATGGCCCAGATCGCCGAATGTGTGGACATTACAGCTGACAAGCTGGAAGCCTTAAGGGATTTTGCCCTGAAACAGCAGGTGGATTTCACCATTGTGGGGCCGGACGATTGCCTGGCCGCCGGGGTGGTGGACCTCTTCCAAAAGGCCGGGCTGAAAATATTCGGGCCGACCCAAAAGGCCGCCCGGATAGAATCCTCCAAGAGCTATGCCAAGCGGCTGATGGCCCAGGCCGGCATTCCCACGGCGAAATATGCCGAGTTCGACGACCATCAGAAAGCACTGGAATATCTTGCTTCGCAGAAATACCCGTTGGTGATAAAGGCCGACGGACTGGCCCTGGGCAAGGGCGTGATTATCTGCCATTCCTCCGACCAGGCCGGGCAGGCGATCAAATCCATGATGGTGGATGATAGTTTCGGCAAAGCCGGCAGGAAAGTGATCATCGAGGAATTTTTGCAGGGGCAGGAGGTCTCCATCCATGCCTTCTGTGACGGTCATACCGCCAAATCGTTCCCCGCCGCCCAGGATCACAAGGCGGCCTATGACGGCGACCAGGGGCCGAACACCGGCGGGATGGGGACCTATGCCCCGGTGCCGTGGGTCAGCGCAGAGATGATAGGCAATATTCAAACCAGCATCGTCGATCCCATCATCAAAGCCCTGGCCGACGACGGCAACCCTTTCACCGGCTGTCTGTACCCGGGGCTGATATATACCAAAGAGGGTTTCAAGGTCCTGGAGTTCAACGCCCGGTTCGGAGATCCCGAGACCCAGAGCTATATGCGGCTGCTGGAGACGGATCTGCTGGAGATAATAAAAGCCTGCATCGACGGGCGGCTGCCCGAATTGGATATCAAATGGAGCAATGATTCCGCCTGCTGCATCGTGGCCGCCTCGGGCGGGTATCCCGGCAGTTATCAAAAAGGGTTTGAAGTCAGCGGCCTGGATCAGGCCGGGGCTGAGGATGGCATCGTGATATTTCAGGCCGGGACCAAAAGGGGGAACGGTAACATAGTTACCTCCGGCGGCCGGGTGCTGGGTCTGACCGCCGTGGCGAAAGCCCTGAAAGAATCTTTAGAAAAAGGATACAGCGCATTGTCGAAAATACATTTCAAGGATATGCATTTCCGCAAGGATATCGGTCGAAAGGGCCTGTCATGA
- a CDS encoding GIY-YIG nuclease family protein, whose product MPYFAYILKSVSLGTRYIGSTADIDKRLTEHNDGKCPYTRNRRPWVLVYSEEFASLAGARKRERFLKTGQGREFLDKIIK is encoded by the coding sequence ATGCCATATTTTGCTTATATTTTAAAAAGCGTCTCTTTGGGCACTAGATATATCGGGTCTACCGCCGATATTGATAAGAGATTGACGGAGCATAATGACGGAAAGTGCCCTTACACTAGGAATAGGCGGCCGTGGGTTTTGGTTTACAGCGAAGAATTTGCGTCCTTGGCTGGTGCCAGGAAACGCGAAAGATTTCTCAAAACTGGCCAGGGCAGGGAATTCTTGGATAAAATAATCAAATGA
- the pth gene encoding aminoacyl-tRNA hydrolase: MPNRYPDSNTWCIAGLGNPGREYGSTRHNLGFSVLNHLASQNGISWRYKDKFSYGISRTHRFFLLRPLTYMNLSGQAVKQVMKERHFGTDRLLVVCDDINLPLGQLRLRLAGSHGGQKGLKSIIDSLKTDNFARLRLGVGPLPSSCDASDFVLGKFTAPEYPVAKEMTARAADSIIKVINLGLETAMNSINQKTI; encoded by the coding sequence ATGCCTAACAGATATCCCGACAGCAACACCTGGTGCATAGCCGGTCTGGGAAACCCGGGCCGGGAATACGGCAGCACCCGTCATAACCTGGGATTCTCGGTGCTTAATCATCTGGCCAGCCAGAACGGCATCTCCTGGCGTTATAAAGATAAATTCAGCTACGGCATCAGCCGGACCCACCGGTTCTTTTTATTGCGCCCCCTGACCTATATGAATTTAAGCGGGCAGGCGGTCAAACAGGTTATGAAGGAACGCCATTTCGGCACCGATCGGCTGCTGGTGGTCTGCGATGACATCAATCTGCCTTTGGGGCAGCTGCGCTTAAGGCTGGCCGGATCACACGGCGGGCAGAAAGGCCTAAAATCGATCATCGACAGCCTCAAGACCGATAATTTCGCCCGGCTGCGACTGGGGGTGGGTCCCCTGCCATCCTCCTGCGATGCCAGCGACTTCGTGCTGGGCAAATTCACCGCCCCGGAATACCCGGTGGCCAAAGAGATGACCGCCAGAGCGGCCGACTCGATAATAAAAGTAATTAACCTAGGCCTGGAAACGGCCATGAATTCCATCAATCAGAAAACCATTTAG
- the rpsF gene encoding 30S ribosomal protein S6, translating into MNAYETVIIFDPATDDAGLETEIQKVSELIKEQGGETVNVERWGRRKMAYPLNKRHDGNYLCIQFNAPAGAPKALDRICRLNENVVRHLIIKGHIATTTPVPVEAVPVESKAPAKDSE; encoded by the coding sequence TTGAACGCATACGAAACAGTGATCATTTTTGATCCGGCCACCGACGATGCCGGACTGGAGACCGAGATCCAGAAGGTCTCCGAACTCATCAAGGAACAGGGCGGAGAGACCGTCAACGTGGAGCGTTGGGGCCGCCGGAAGATGGCCTATCCCCTTAACAAACGACATGACGGCAACTATTTGTGCATCCAGTTCAACGCCCCGGCCGGCGCCCCCAAGGCTCTGGACCGGATATGCCGACTGAACGAGAACGTGGTGCGGCATCTGATAATCAAGGGGCATATCGCCACCACCACCCCGGTGCCCGTCGAAGCCGTCCCGGTTGAAAGCAAAGCCCCGGCCAAAGACAGCGAATAA
- the ispE gene encoding 4-(cytidine 5'-diphospho)-2-C-methyl-D-erythritol kinase, with protein MRKLKIKAYAKLNLTLKILGLRPDGYHDIDSVFHCISLHDELALSPRKDGRIILKCNDPKLPTDGSNLAYRAALTLRTLALKKHPDKRALGATISLKKNIPIGAGLGGGSSDAAAVLLGLKELWGLKDLAPSRLKRAAASLGSDVPFFLRGGTAHVTGRGEKVRVRKCSQEYHFVLVYPGFPVSTAWAYKNHKITKNRLTKEPKFSKMFLESCGMGKPAVDIFGYLSNDLEPAVIPYHPRISRVKADLLKAGALGSLMSGSGSSVFGLFSDAVSAEKAYSKISKIWPGSFLAHSLSSGKQLDRFIPNQSK; from the coding sequence ATGCGAAAACTGAAGATCAAGGCCTACGCCAAACTCAACCTGACCCTCAAGATCCTGGGGCTTCGCCCCGACGGATATCACGATATCGATTCCGTCTTCCACTGCATATCACTGCATGACGAATTGGCCCTATCCCCCCGAAAGGACGGCAGGATAATCCTCAAATGCAATGACCCCAAACTGCCGACCGATGGTTCCAATCTGGCCTACCGGGCAGCCCTGACACTCAGGACCCTGGCGCTAAAAAAGCACCCTGATAAAAGGGCCCTCGGCGCAACCATCTCACTTAAAAAGAACATTCCGATAGGAGCCGGCCTGGGCGGCGGGTCGTCGGATGCCGCCGCGGTCCTGCTGGGGCTTAAAGAACTGTGGGGGCTGAAAGATCTGGCCCCGTCCCGCCTGAAGAGAGCGGCTGCATCCCTGGGATCGGATGTCCCCTTCTTTTTGAGGGGAGGCACCGCCCATGTCACCGGAAGAGGCGAAAAGGTCAGGGTCCGGAAATGCTCCCAGGAATACCATTTCGTTTTAGTATATCCGGGATTTCCGGTATCCACCGCCTGGGCTTATAAAAATCACAAAATCACAAAAAACAGGTTGACAAAAGAACCTAAATTTAGTAAAATGTTTCTGGAGTCATGCGGAATGGGAAAACCCGCCGTTGACATCTTCGGTTATTTGAGCAACGATCTGGAACCGGCTGTTATCCCATATCATCCGCGGATCTCCAGGGTAAAAGCCGATCTGCTGAAAGCCGGAGCTTTAGGCAGCCTGATGTCTGGCAGCGGCTCTTCTGTTTTCGGCCTCTTTTCCGATGCCGTTTCGGCCGAGAAAGCTTATAGTAAAATTTCAAAGATCTGGCCCGGCAGTTTCCTGGCCCACAGCCTATCCTCGGGAAAACAACTCGATAGATTTATACCGAACCAATCCAAATAA
- the rpsR gene encoding 30S ribosomal protein S18 yields MLKRETKDNPRNPKERRVFHRKDCKFCLDKAVHINYKDDKKLRHFMTERGKIVPRRVSGNCAKHQRMLTTAIKRARHLALLPFISEHR; encoded by the coding sequence ATGTTGAAAAGAGAAACCAAAGACAATCCCCGCAATCCCAAAGAACGCAGGGTATTTCACCGCAAGGACTGCAAGTTCTGTTTGGATAAGGCCGTCCATATTAACTACAAGGACGACAAAAAGCTCCGCCACTTCATGACCGAACGAGGCAAGATAGTCCCCCGCCGGGTCTCCGGCAACTGCGCCAAGCACCAGCGGATGCTGACCACCGCCATCAAAAGAGCCCGCCATTTGGCGCTGCTCCCGTTCATTTCCGAACACCGTTAA
- the rplI gene encoding 50S ribosomal protein L9, producing MKVILTQDIPSLGKKTEAVEVKPGYARNYLIPQGKALPANENSLKQLQIKIKKEELHLSKKKQEAEELAKKLNEVSCTATVQAGEDDKLYGSVSIPDIVKLLGDQGVDIDKNKIILEEPIKALGVYNIPIKLHPEVEATIKLWVVRQ from the coding sequence ATGAAGGTCATACTGACCCAGGATATTCCCTCCCTGGGCAAAAAAACCGAAGCTGTGGAGGTCAAGCCGGGCTACGCCAGGAACTACCTGATCCCCCAGGGCAAGGCTCTTCCGGCCAACGAAAACAGCCTGAAGCAGCTGCAGATCAAGATCAAGAAAGAGGAATTGCACCTCAGCAAAAAGAAGCAGGAGGCCGAAGAACTGGCCAAGAAACTCAACGAGGTATCCTGCACCGCCACCGTTCAGGCCGGCGAGGACGACAAGCTCTACGGATCGGTCAGCATCCCCGATATCGTGAAGCTGCTGGGCGACCAGGGGGTGGATATCGATAAAAACAAGATTATACTGGAGGAGCCGATCAAGGCCCTGGGGGTCTACAACATACCGATCAAGCTCCATCCGGAAGTGGAGGCCACGATAAAATTATGGGTAGTGCGTCAGTAA
- the ssb gene encoding single-stranded DNA-binding protein, whose protein sequence is MPDLKLAELNRVFIIGRLTKDPEVRQTSNGTPVTNFTIAINRKYKSLSGELKEDTTFVGIVAWQKLAELCKQFLAKGRAVLVEGKMQNRSWETEDGQKRSTLEIRADRIEFLDREPRAAGSSAPSPDGGSPEGQPTGPETSPDKSDDDLPF, encoded by the coding sequence ATGCCTGACCTCAAACTTGCCGAATTAAACCGGGTTTTTATCATCGGCCGGCTGACCAAGGATCCGGAGGTCCGCCAAACCTCCAACGGCACCCCGGTCACCAATTTCACCATCGCCATCAACCGCAAATACAAAAGCCTCTCCGGGGAACTCAAGGAGGACACTACCTTTGTGGGCATAGTGGCCTGGCAAAAGCTGGCCGAGCTGTGCAAGCAGTTTTTGGCCAAAGGCCGGGCGGTGCTGGTAGAGGGCAAGATGCAGAACCGTTCCTGGGAGACCGAGGACGGCCAAAAACGCAGCACTTTGGAGATCAGGGCCGACCGGATAGAATTTTTGGACCGCGAGCCCCGGGCCGCCGGAAGCTCCGCCCCCTCGCCGGACGGCGGCAGTCCCGAGGGACAGCCCACCGGACCGGAGACCTCCCCGGACAAAAGCGACGACGATCTCCCCTTTTGA
- the mltG gene encoding endolytic transglycosylase MltG — MLKKTAIKITMAALSGLFIYLLAITFGTRSIDREWQPKIITVRRGASAGQIGSLLHRNGVIGHPAVFKYLALAGGLNRRLKAGRYRFDYPLSAWEALDKIHSGAVVYHKVTIPEGLTMARIAGILASEAGADSLEMIRAFRDTALMNSYGIKAASLEGYLFPETYDFEWGSSADLIARRLVNSFFVNFKAEWADEIQRQKRDLRQAVTMASLVEREAQVDSERPVVASVFYNRLKARRPLESCATVEYALPRHKNRRLTYDDLETDSPYNTYRRQGLPPGPICNPGRRSLEAAVYPAQTNYLYFVSKGDGSHIFTRTLEEHNRAKRLVQELKDRR, encoded by the coding sequence ATGCTAAAAAAGACAGCGATTAAAATAACCATGGCGGCCTTGTCAGGCCTTTTTATTTATCTGCTGGCGATAACCTTCGGCACCAGATCCATCGACCGGGAATGGCAGCCCAAAATTATCACCGTCAGGCGCGGGGCTTCGGCCGGGCAGATAGGCAGCCTGCTGCATCGCAACGGCGTCATCGGACATCCCGCCGTGTTCAAATACCTGGCGCTGGCCGGCGGACTGAACCGCAGGCTGAAGGCCGGACGCTATCGTTTTGACTACCCCCTTTCGGCCTGGGAGGCATTGGACAAGATCCACAGCGGCGCGGTGGTCTACCATAAGGTCACCATTCCCGAGGGCCTGACCATGGCCCGGATCGCCGGCATCCTGGCCAGCGAAGCCGGGGCCGACAGCCTGGAAATGATCCGGGCTTTCCGGGACACAGCGCTGATGAATTCCTACGGAATAAAGGCCGCCTCGCTGGAGGGTTACCTTTTTCCGGAGACCTATGATTTTGAGTGGGGCTCTTCGGCCGATCTGATCGCCCGGAGGCTGGTGAATAGCTTCTTTGTCAATTTCAAAGCGGAATGGGCGGATGAGATTCAGCGGCAGAAACGTGACCTGCGCCAGGCGGTGACCATGGCCTCGCTGGTGGAGCGGGAGGCCCAGGTGGATTCGGAGAGGCCGGTGGTGGCCTCGGTGTTCTACAACCGCCTTAAGGCCAGGCGGCCTTTGGAATCATGCGCCACCGTTGAATACGCCCTGCCCCGGCACAAGAACCGCCGATTGACCTACGACGACCTGGAGACCGACTCCCCCTACAACACCTACCGACGGCAGGGCCTGCCGCCCGGCCCCATCTGCAACCCGGGCCGAAGATCACTGGAGGCCGCGGTCTACCCGGCCCAAACCAATTACCTCTATTTCGTTTCCAAGGGGGACGGCAGCCATATTTTCACCAGGACCCTGGAGGAGCATAACCGGGCCAAACGCCTGGTCCAGGAACTGAAAGACCGCCGCTGA
- a CDS encoding PTS sugar transporter subunit IIA, which yields MGSASVKISSLLKAERIHLNLKAAGRDSALKELVGRTGLEEKEQKILLVSLKQREELGSTGIGKSVAIPHCRSLLLNSLTLIVGRSKAGVDFESIDKKPAKLFFLIIAPPHDPQNQYLITLGRIAQLAKELSPADALFTVDQPAEFISRITELEKNI from the coding sequence ATGGGTAGTGCGTCAGTAAAAATATCGTCCTTGCTCAAGGCGGAACGGATTCACCTGAATCTCAAGGCCGCCGGGCGTGATTCCGCCCTCAAGGAGCTGGTGGGCCGGACCGGGCTGGAGGAGAAAGAGCAGAAGATCCTGCTGGTCAGCCTAAAACAGCGGGAGGAACTGGGCTCCACCGGGATCGGAAAGTCCGTGGCCATCCCGCACTGCCGCTCCCTGCTGCTTAATTCCCTGACCCTGATCGTGGGACGGTCAAAAGCCGGGGTGGATTTCGAATCCATCGATAAAAAGCCGGCCAAGCTTTTTTTCCTGATCATAGCCCCGCCCCACGACCCCCAGAACCAGTACCTGATCACCTTGGGCAGGATCGCCCAGCTGGCCAAGGAGCTGTCCCCCGCTGATGCCCTGTTCACGGTTGACCAGCCGGCGGAATTCATCTCCCGGATAACAGAGTTAGAAAAAAATATTTAA
- the spoVG gene encoding septation regulator SpoVG: protein MQITEIRVSLRQGGNDKLLAFANVTFDNAFAVRGIKIIQGNNGPFIAMPSRKMADGTYKDVAHPINAETRQMLEKAILDEYHKTLKEAPAAAREEVPVD, encoded by the coding sequence ATGCAGATCACCGAGATCAGGGTATCGCTGCGCCAGGGCGGCAACGACAAGCTGTTGGCTTTTGCCAACGTGACTTTCGACAACGCCTTTGCAGTGAGGGGCATCAAGATCATCCAGGGGAACAACGGGCCGTTCATCGCCATGCCCAGCCGCAAGATGGCCGACGGAACCTACAAGGATGTGGCCCACCCCATCAACGCCGAGACCCGGCAGATGTTGGAAAAGGCCATCCTCGACGAGTATCACAAGACCCTCAAAGAAGCTCCGGCCGCCGCCAGGGAGGAAGTTCCGGTAGACTAA
- a CDS encoding NUDIX hydrolase, with product MKYKFCPLCKSPLKHKKIDAHKRQVCLDCGFIYYQNPTPAAAAIILIDGKLVLVKRKYEPYAGLWSLPSGFMEYGESAQECAVRESKEETNLKIKPGPLVGVYSGVDDPRCHVILVVYQGQALTGNMMAGDDASQIELFNPKNLPRDIAFKAHRYAIRDFLARQK from the coding sequence ATGAAATATAAATTCTGTCCCCTCTGCAAATCGCCCCTGAAGCATAAAAAGATCGACGCCCATAAACGGCAGGTCTGTCTGGACTGCGGTTTCATCTATTACCAGAACCCCACCCCGGCGGCCGCCGCCATCATTTTGATCGACGGAAAGCTGGTGCTGGTCAAGAGGAAATACGAGCCTTACGCCGGATTATGGTCCCTGCCCTCCGGGTTCATGGAATACGGCGAGAGCGCCCAGGAATGCGCCGTCCGGGAGTCCAAGGAGGAGACCAACCTCAAAATAAAGCCCGGTCCGCTGGTGGGCGTATACAGCGGGGTCGACGATCCCCGGTGCCACGTCATCCTGGTGGTCTACCAGGGTCAGGCCTTGACCGGTAATATGATGGCCGGGGACGATGCCAGCCAGATCGAGCTGTTCAATCCCAAAAATCTCCCCCGGGACATCGCTTTCAAGGCCCACCGCTACGCCATCCGGGACTTCCTGGCCCGCCAGAAATGA